One Purpureocillium takamizusanense chromosome 1, complete sequence genomic window carries:
- a CDS encoding uncharacterized protein (COG:S~EggNog:ENOG503NY4S), which yields MCLYHDENPGTKQADIGAKFGVERSTVSKVLRNRDQYLKREQDPDFAVKRAKGKHPDFDRTLGNYVRRQQQRGFDIKDDEIMEQAKLFAHASGNQDSLLGTLTSSWLQKFKQKHGIGSGRLMRRASETNIPDSARLSTKLTTLNKGAKPSSHAPESPPQPLSPLSGSRSDDDLHRDTLEFEFTYRAHGSQSNTSLSSDVRDHVAAFSAGTISPAASFNFSPDPNVGAFTVDHAMPLHASDVPDFHHREKRSNTFPSIDVNFVNHEAAPVTEAATEPMTPRHLPATSASSSAVQSPATDARKQPFAIDTALTSPPPPLRRTSSNSSIAGRSSGTPMAASAMSSASIDSSPVSPTHEEARKAANTLLNYLQRMNTSGQFDQSEYLALIHLTKKLHVGQNQGSRPSIGGLSRIPEGDHEMQAPSDTAMEVR from the exons ATGTGCCTGTATCACGACGAGAATCCGGGAACAAAACAAGCGGATATCGGTGCCAAATTCGGCGTGGAGAGAAG CACGGTTTCAAAGGTGCTACGCAACCGGGACCAATATCTCAAACGAGAGCAAGACCCTGATTTTGCCGTGAAACGCGCGAAAGGCAAGCATCCAGACTTTGACAGGACGCTTGGCAACTACGTacgtcgacagcagcagcgaggctTTGACATCAAAGACGACGAAATCATGGAGCAAGCAAAGCTATTTGCTCATGCGAGCGGGAATCAGGATAGTCTCTTGGGTACCCTGACGAGCAGCTGGCTCCAGAAGTTCAAGCAGAAACACGGCATCGGCTCGGGACGCTTGATGCGGCGAGCGTCCGAGACAAACATTCCGGACAGCGCGAGACTTTCAACGAAGCTTACTACCCTCAACAAGGGGGCGAAACCGAGCAGCCATGCGCCCGAGTCGCCGCCCCAACCCCTCTCCCCTCTGTCAGGGAGTCGCAGCGATGACGACTTACACAGGGACACCCTCGAGTTCGAATTCACGTACCGAGCGCACGGATCGCAGTCAAACACTTCACTCTCGAGCGACGTCCGAGACCATGTGGCCGCGTTCTCAGCCGGTACCATTAGCCCTGCGGCTTCCTTCAACTTCTCCCCTGACCCAAATGTTGGTGCTTTTACGGTTGATCATGCCATGCCACTGCACGCTAGCGACGTCCCCGATTTCCATCATCGAGAAAAGCGAAGTAACACTTTCCCCTCCATCGATGTCAACTTTGTGAATCATGAGGCGGCGCCAGTCACCGAGGCAGCAACAGAGCCAATGACTCCTCGACATCTTCCAGCCACGTCTGCGTCGTCTTCCGCAGTCCAGTCCCCAGCTACAGACGCACGGAAGCAGCCATTTGCCATAGACACCGCCCTaacctctccgccgccgccgctacgcCGGACGAGCAGTAACTCGAGTATCGCTGGCCGGTCATCTGGCACACCAATGGCAGCTAGTGCTATGTCAAGCGCCTCGATTGATTCATCGCCCGTCTCACCAACGCACGAAGAGGCCAGGAAGGCAGCAAATACGCTGCTTAACTACCTGCAGAGGATGAACACCTCAGGGCAGTTTGATCAAAGCGAGTACCTTGCATTGATACATCTTACCAAAAAACTCCACGTCGGTCAGAATCAGGGCTCCCGACCGTCGATCGGCGGGCTGTCAAGGATACCTGAAGGAGACCATGAGATGCAAGCACCTTCCGACACGGCGATGGAGGTTCGATGA
- a CDS encoding uncharacterized protein (COG:S~TransMembrane:1 (i323-347o)~EggNog:ENOG503Q47J), which yields MSVASAASPDSPVAGTPPPPPTRAGTPRLKQQPVAGNALTSTAPTSGGDRRSSRPPPIDPLSDRATQALIRRVLCAQQSGDKGRDAQTPIDELLPPLTSRNDVDLQLYALLAIILREFVQGWYGKITTDEAFVAEIVHTIAHCTRALEQRLRKLDLESLVLNEIPEVIDKHISTYRESHRTAVQPPLVVDPREAFHALWPLPFLSPVPHSEESSATVSEQLENEAAYRQLLVQAVLAVLLPTEDLENPCLTALVGQIFSELIIGNLIGNKTTQPWLLFECICTLARVIEKKKEQTAQRIVSGSHAQNVEGSTKWRYRWSVQGFFLWVVQLAFIFITSIRLLAGAIAMSKSLPPRGHIEDPDRSGRNQATSDHQHHETPATAKVPVLEFSAWRCVGNLVEIQTRMPWLGGILSLMQLGATRGPGLIAGLNSTLDRLLSRQIHNLFSPARLSPILRSLRGVLFPNNAPGTPSLFPPSSDAELRALRRRAASSLLALVPRGVARVYLCGRLASSSSLSPAHTELYAATSRSDPGPAEHDVAAEAMVDEVEGLLMVLSDSYCNKHLLYSALELILLRLMPELSEKGVMELWDERLG from the exons ATGAGCGtcgcgtccgccgcgtcgcccgatAGCCCAGTAGCGGGGaccccgccaccaccgccaactCGAGCCGGCACGCCGCGCCTCAAACAGCAACCGGTCGCTGGCAATGCCCTCACCTCGACAGCCCCAacaagcggcggcgaccgtcGGTCGAGTCGTCCGCCCCCGATAGATCCGCTGTCCGACCGCGCGACGCAGGCTCTGATCCGGCGCGTGCTCTGCGCCCAGCAATCTGGCGACAAAGGCCGCGACGCGCAGACTCccatcgacgagctcctcCCACCGCTCACGAGCCGCAACGATGTCGACCTGCAGCTGTatgccctcctcgccattATTCTACGGGAGTTCGTGCAGGGCTGGTACGGCAAGATCACGACCGATGAGGCCTTTGTCGCCGAGATTGTTCATACCATAGCACACTGCACCAGGGCCTTGGAGCAGAGGCTGCGCAAGCTCGACCTGGAGAGCCTCGTGCTCAACGAGATACCGGAGGTCATTGACAAGCACATATCGA CATATCGTGAGTCACACCGTACGGCGGTGCAGCCGCCTCTTGTTGTGGACCCTCGCGAAGCCTTTCATGCCCTCTGGCCGTTGCCCTTTCTCTCGCCGGTACCACATTCCGAAGAATCTTCCGCGACGGTATCCGAGCAGCTGGAAAACGAGGCAGCGTATCGACAGCTGCTCGTCCAGGCAGTCctggccgtgctgctgcccacggAGGATCTCGAGAACCCGTGCCTCACCGCCCTGGTCGGACAGATATTCTCCGAGCTCATCATCGGCAACCTCATTGGCAACAAAACGACACAGCCATGGCTTCTATTCGAATGCATATGCACACTCGCCCGCGTAAtagagaagaagaaggagcagACGGCACAGAGAATAGTGTCAGGGTCGCACGCACAGAATGTCGAGGGCTCAACAAAATGGCGATACCGCTGGTCCGTCCAAGGCTTCTTCTTGTGGGTTGTACAGCTGGCGTTCATTTTCATCACGTCTATTCGGCTGTTGGCGGGGGCCATTGCAATGTCGAAATCATTGCCGCCGAGGGGACACATCGAAGACCCGGATAGGTCAGGACGGAACCAAGCCACTTCGGACCACCAGCATCACGAGACGCCCGCGACAGCCAAGGTCCCCGTTCTTGAGTTCAGCGCATGGCGCTGCGTTGGTAACCTGGTGGAGATTCAGACGAGGATGCCTTGGCTGGGCGGCATCCTGTCGCTCATGCAACTGGGAGCTACGCGTGGACCTGGCCTCATCGCGGGCCTAAACAGCACGCTCGACAG GCTACTCTCCCGTCAGATCCATAACCTCTTCTCGCCAGCCCGATTGTCACCCATTCTCCGCTCCCTCCGCGGCGTCCTCTTCCCCAATAACGCCCCCGGTACCCCCTCCCTGTTCCCACCATCTTCTGACGCGGAACTGCGAGCCCTGCGCCGCAGGGCCGCTAGCTCCCTTCTGGCTCTCGTCCCGAGGGGCGTGGCCAGAGTGTACCTCTGCGGACGCctggcgtcgtcttcgtcgttgTCACCCGCGCACACCGAGCTATATGCTGCTACTTCAAGGTCCGATCCTGGCCCAGCAGAgcacgacgtggccgccgaggccatggtcgacgaggtcgagggcctcctcATGGTCCTCAGTGATAGCTACTGTAACAAGCATCTCCTGTACAGCGCCCTCGAACTCATCCTCTTGAGACTGATGCCCGAGCTCAGCGAAAAGGGCGTCATGGAGCTGTGGGACGAGCGGCTGGGATAG
- the MSS51 gene encoding translational activator for mitochondrial COX1 (COG:S~EggNog:ENOG503NTVQ~BUSCO:EOG09261OKK), which yields MEPTLRKAAHSLCGCCSASLRRQAAVARQPARPWMRAPPAPLARHHHSPTSRAAKPQAADKHSVSSAVRPFSSSGGPRTDAAAAQDPAQPARLRLSHDNLFHPFSSSPVPEFRRRAAFMRQHAYCPHPDHKPTKLPTVNPGSETTEATSGDMPPAHVDFDCPDCGFPVYCSKEHWMDHYEEHLKICDTLRQINEDDHDLRSGRVFHEAALPDLQLDEAAINMTNWDTFMYTREFEAVNSDRSMRQITRLLTYPITIGSVLHELSPYTVKKGERLTTEGLKSFSALRYNLHPPKAGRGPGINQLRPEPPPVRVFVLGARAESSLPRPAWVQLAHLFPESKFHLIFIGPESMANRDDEFPLPERTASNPFGAIVEDRVWYKMKISTIVDYYHTLHKTGQFAPYDPYFDCFVLFHPGLGHPASSHEWEETLPLLLETKVPIISTGYTQFDLERDVDWVNKKSKGEFDVLLEPGENIFRSLRWDLNDMDPQDVSCGNWGVWAFRGKRYETTTKEQ from the exons ATGGAGCCGACACTGCGAAAGGCGGCGCACAGTCTATGTGGGTGTTGCTCTGCATCTCTGCGCAGACAAGCCGCCGTTGCCCGGCAGCCTGCAAGGCCGTGGAtgcgagcgccgccagcgcccctCGCTCGACATCACCACTCACCCACGTCTCGAGCGGCGAAACCGCAAGCCGCCGACAAGCACAGCGTCTCGAGCGCTGTGAGACCGTTTAGCTcgagcggcggccctcgcaCTGATGCTGCGGCCGCACAAGACCCGGCTCAGCCGGCGCGGTTGAGACTCAGCCATGACAACCTGTTCCACccgttctcgtcgtcgccggtcCCCGAGTTTCGACGTCGCGCGGCTTTCATGAGACAGCATGCATACTGCCCGCACCCGGATCATAAGCCAACCAAGTTGCCGACAGTAAATCCTGGTTCCGAGACGACTGAAGCTACCAGCGGGGACATGCCTCCAGCCCACGTCGACTTTGACTGCCCCGACTGTGGCTTTCCCGTCTACTGCAGTAAGGAGCATTGGATGGACCACTACGAAGAGCATCTAAAGATTTGCGATACGCTGCGGCAAATCAATGAGGATGACCACGACCTCCGATCGGGGCGAGTGTTCCACGAagctgccctgcccgacctgcagctggacgaggcggccatcaACATGACAAACTGGGACACCTTCATGTACACGAGAGAATTTGAGGCTGTTAACTCGGACCGCTCCATGAGGCAAATCACTCGGCTCTTGACGTATCCGATCACAATTGGCAGCGTCCTCCATGAGCTCAGCCCGTACACTGTCAAGAAGGGTGAGCGCCTGACAACGGAAGGCTTGAAGAGCTTCAGTG CTCTACGATACAATCTGCATCCTCCaaaggccggccgcgggcctgGAATCAACCAACTCAGACCAGAGCCACCGCCGGTGCGAGTGTTTGTCCTCGGCGCTCGGGCTGAGTCATCGCTGCCACGGCCTGCCTGGGTGCAACTGGCGCATCTCTTCCCCGAGTCGAAGTTTCATCTCATATTCATCGGACCCGAGAGCATGGCAAACCGAGATGACGAGTTTCCGCTACCAGAACGAACGGCATCGAATCCATttggcgccatcgtcgaggaccgTGTCTGGTACAAGATGAAGATAAGTACCATCGTTGACTACTACCACACTCTCCACAAAACGGGTCAGTTTGCGCCGTATGATCCGTATTTTGACTGTTTCGTCCTCTTCCATCCCGGACTGGGCCATCCGGCGAGTAGCCACGAGTGGGAAGAGACGCTGCCGCTTCTGTTGGAGACTAAAGTACCCATCATCAGCACTGGGTACACGCAGTTTGACCTTGAGCGGGATGTCGACTGGGTGAACAAGAAGTCCAAGGGCGAGTTCGATGTACTACTGGAGCCAGGAGAAAATATTTTTCGAAGCTTGCGGTGGGATCTCAACGATATGGACCCCCAGGATGTCAGCTGCGGCAACTGGGGAGTGTGGGCGTTCCGTGGCAAGAG ATAtgagacgacgacaaaggaaCAGTAG
- a CDS encoding uncharacterized protein (COG:S~EggNog:ENOG503NY4S), whose product MDQDSNMAQTSAYGGDNWVNLSPYSQSPYDNSPMNEYAGFGFVTHADKSNANIVRRQLFRGSDVYYACVQRLVFNTCSVRFNDANNDYRKA is encoded by the exons ATGGACCAGGACTCCAACATGGCCCAAACCAGCGCCTATGGTGGCGACAACTGGGTCAACTTAAGCCCGTACAGCCAGAGCCCGTATGATAACAGCCCTATGAACGAATATGCAGGCTTTGGATTTGTCACTCACG CTGACAAATCCAACGCCAACATCGTCCGCAGGCAGCTATTCCGCGGCAGCGATGTCTATTACGCCTGCGTCCAGCGGCTCGTCTTCAACACCTGCTCCGTCCGCTTCAATGACGCCAACAACGACTACCGCAAAGCCTAA